From Paenibacillus sp. FSL H8-0537:
TTGCGTTAATGACCCCTTTGCGATTGTAAGCATACGCTTTAAGCTCGCTGTAGTGGGTCGTTGCAATAATACGGCTGCCCAGGCTATGAATATGCTCCAGCAGCGCAATTGCCAGTGCCGAGCCTTCTGCTGGGTCGGTGCCCGCGCCAAGCTCATCGAGCAGGACAAGGCTTTTCGCCGTCATTGTTTTCAAAATACGAACAATATTAACCAAATGGCTGGAAAACGTACTCAGGCTCTGCTCAATGCTCTGCTCATCACCGATATCGGCATAAATGGCGTCAAACACACAAAGCTGGCTGCCGTCCTCTACCGGAACGAACAAACCGGACATGCTCATCAGGCTGAGCAAACCTACTGTTTTAAGGGAGACGGTTTTACCGCCTGTATTTGGTCCCGTTACGATAATGGCTGTGTATGTATTGCCCAGCTCAACATCAATGGGAACGATTTTGTCCGCCGCAATGAGCGGGTGGCGTCCTCTTTTGATTTTCAGAAAGCCTCGATCATTCATGCGTGGCAGCGTAGCCTTCATCTCATGCCCAAGACGCGCCTTGGCAAAAGCAAAATCCAGCTTGCCGAGCAGCTCTTGATTATACAATAAATCCTCGACATGCTCAGCCGCTTTAGCGGTTAGCATTTGCAAAATTTTCTCGATTTCACGCAGCTCTGCCGCTCTCAGCTCACGCAGCTTATTGTTCATGACAACCGTTGCTTCCGGCTCAATAAATAGCGTAGCGCCTGAGCCGGACTGATCATGCACAATGCCGCCAAAATGCGAGCGATATTCCTGCTTCACTGGAATGACATAACGGTCGCTGCGCAGCGTAATAATGGCGTCCTGGAGCATTTTCTGCACGGAGGAAGAACGAATCATTTGCTCCAGCTTCTCGCGGATGCGCGATTCTCCTCCACGAAGCTCCTTGCGAATCGAAGCGAGCTGGACGCTAGCGCTATCCATAACCTCACCCTGATCGTCAATGCAGTCAAAAATCGCGTCCTCGAGCTCCTTGTGCTCGCTGAGCTGGTCAGACGTTTCATGCAGCAAAGGAATCGGATCATCATCATGCAGATTTTCCAGATGCCGCTTTACCCGCCTAGCCCCTCTCGACGTCGAGGCAATTTCCATCAACTCCACCGGATTCAATGTTCCACCGATACGCGATCTGTGAAGTGAGCTGCTGATGTTGGTAATACCGCCAAATGGCGGATTGCCCTTGAGACGGTCCGCCTTATAAGCCTCGTCCGTCGCCTGCAGCATCAGCTTAACCATCTCCAAATCAGAGCTTGGAGCAAGCTTCTCCGCTTCCTCCTTGCCGAGCGATGTTGCTGCGTGCAAAGTCAATTTATGTATAATTTTGTGAAATTCAAGTGTTGTTAATATTTTACTATCCAAGCGTAACACTCCTCTCGCCCTTATATTATAGCCGAATCAGCGCTTTGATGCACGACATGACGTTACCTTCCATACATGTTCCGGCGAAAACTGGCTACAATACGAAGGAATCAGAATATCCTGCCTGGTTGACGTGCAAAATCAGTTGACTATCACAGGCCGTACTGAAGGGTTTTAAATCATCTAAGGAGGTTGTGTACATGAGCTTTCTAGGGCATGTCGTTCGGTTCATCGTAGCAGCTCTTGTGTTAATGCTTGTGGGCTTGCTTGTGCCACAATTCAGCGTAGGCGGTTTTTGGAGCGCTTTAATGCTGGCTATCGTCATTGCCGTGCTGGGCTGGATTATCGAAGCGATTTTTGGCAAAAAGGTTACACCGTTTGGACGGGGCATCGTCGGCTTCATCGCCAGCGTCGTCGTCATCTGGATCGCCCAATTCATCGTCAGCGGCGTTTCAGTCACTTGGCTCGGTGCCATTCTGGCTGCGCTCGTTATCGGGATTATCGACTTGTTCATTCCCGTCAGCACGCCATATGAAGCCGGACGCTCCGATCACGACCGCCGCAGCAGCGACCATTAATGAATTAATCGCTTTGCGTCATCAGCGGAAGCCACGTGCTTGTCAGCCCTTTCCTGTCGCTCCTTGAGTGATGGGCAAGGGCTTTTTCATCAAGCCATTCAACAATTTGTCACCTTCTGATGCTGTCAGTTTGGGAAAATTGGGTTACAATAATAGCGATGCGAAAAAAAATTCCGAATTATAAAGCGTGTAAGCAGAAAGGGAGCCGAACAAGATGAAAAAGTGGATTTTTCTTGCTGCCGTGATGTGCCTTGTTGCAATCATTGCCGCATGCGGGACAAGCGGGGGAGCAAGCGAAGCGGGCGGCGTTATAGATACAGATGCCAGTGCCGCCGAAGTCATTGTCAAAGCAAAGAGCTGGGAATTTGAGCAAACCGAATATAAGATCAAGCAGGGCGAGGCCGTTAACCTTAAGCTTGAATCAACGGATGGCGTCCATGGCATCCAAGTTACCAAAACCGATATTACGATTCCAAACAATAAATCCAAAACCATTTCGCTAAAAGCTGGCGAATACACAATCGTATGCAACGTGCCGTGTGGTACAGGCCATACTAAAATGCAAGCGAAGCTTATTGTTGAATAAATGGATTTGAATTGGGGCTTCTTGAATCCCGCAACCAGCCGCCAGTGCTCACCTTTGTGTGAACACTGGCGGTTTTATTGTTTTTGCTTGAAAAAAATAGTAATCAGACATGAGCAAAAGAACAAGCCACAGCCATGGATGAAATGATAAAGTCTTGGGCTGGCGCCGAATTTGATGCACGCATAAAACATGGCGATGTGTTTATGATTTTTCCGATAATGGACTGAAATATCATTTTTCTTTTGCTGCTCTTTAAGAAAAATTGATAACTGCCGCACTTTCGCTTCCCGCTTCCCTTTGATAAGATGGTCATGATAGCTAAAAGTTAGCGCTTACGATTTTTTCTTGCAAAAGCCGAAGGGAGTGATACGATGAGCCTTTTAAATGGGCGTGTGGCAATGGTAAGCGGCGCAGGCAGCGGGCTCGGAAGAGCCGCTTCTCTATCGTTCGCAAAAGAAGGCGCAGAGGTCGTACTGCTTGGCCGTCGTTTGAACAAGCTCGAAGAAACCTTTGAGGCGATAAAGAAAGCTACCGGACGGGAAGCGCTTGTTATACCTACGGATATCACCAACGAACAGCAAATAAAGCAAGCGGTAACTCTAGCTGTCGACAAATGGGGTAAAATTGACATTTTACTCAATAATGCCGCTGTGCTGGAGTCTGGCCATGTCATTGAGCTGACTTCAGAAAACTGGCATACGCAGGTCGCTACCAATTTGACAGGACCCTTTTATTTATCCAGAGCTGTCATTCCCTTTATGCGCAAAGAACGCTATGGACGCATCATTAATATTACGTCGGGCCTTTCCTGGAACGGTGCCGGAGGATATGGCGCCTACAGTGCAGCCAAAGCTGGCCTTGAGTCGCTAACCCGGACTCTAGCTGATGAAGAACATGAATATGGCATTCTCATTAATTTATACAACCCTGGCACGCTTCGCACCGAAATGCATGCCACGGGCAAGGACCCGGCAGTTGTCACACCCGATTTGCTGCGGCTCGCAAGCCTGCCTCGCGGCGGGCCAACAGGCAGTACGGTCAGCTATGGTTAATTAGGTGAGACGCTATTAATAAAAATCCCATGAAAGAAGCACGGGCAATGGCTCGCTGCTTCTTTCATGGGATTTTTTTGCGCCTACGCAGCGCGATATGCAAAAAAATCCGTTTATCTTAGCTTTTCCGGCACACCGGGCTGGATAAACGGATCATTTGTCATAGGCTAGCTTTGCTCGATTAGCTCAATCCATTCATTGTATTCGTTTTGCAGCAAGGAGTACTCATGTGCCAGCTTGCCGTGCTCGATAGAAAGCTTCTCATGCTCTGCTCTGAGCTGCTCCGTCGATTGAACGGCCTCAGACCATTCCAGTTCAAGCTGCTGCCTGCGTTGATCAACTTGCTCGCTCTGCTGGACTGCCGCAGCGGCTTGCGCCAAAGCTGCCTCCAGCTGCTCCTTCAAATGCCCCTCGCCAGCTTGCCGCTCGGACTCCGCCGCAACCATACGGTTAATTTCATCTGTCAATTGCTCGGAGTGCTTGCGCTCTTGCTCCATTTGCTCATCCAGTTCCTGCTGTTTATGAAGTAAAGCCTCGAGCTGCTGAGCTGCAATTCGCTCTCGTGCCGCAATCAATTCAAGCTGCTCTGTAAGCTCCTGCTCATGCCTTGCCAGCTGTCCCAGCCTTTCGTCCATCTCCAGCTCATGGAACTCTGCCTGTTCTACTTTTGCCTGAAGCTCCTCCAGCTTGCTTTGCCAAGCAGCCTGTTCATCCTTGCGGTGCTGCTGCGCTCTCAGCTCCTGTTCACGGTAAAGCTCGTCGAACTGCTGCTTCTGCTGCTCTATTAGACTAGCATATTCAGCTTGCTTCTCGTGAAGCTGCTTCCTTAACTCCGAGCAATCACGTTCCAGCTGCTCTGACTGCTCCAGTTGTTCAAGCTTCAACAACTCCAGCTGATCGGCAAAATCCTGCTTGAGCTGGCTCGCAACCTCATCGCGCTGCTGTTCCAGCATAGCAAGCTGCCGCTGATGCTCCTGTGCAAGCTCTGCTTGAACAGCTTCACTTTCCCGCTGCTTGGCTTCGAGCGCTTGTTCCTGCTCACGAAGCTTGAGCGTAAGCTCTGCCTGAGCAGCATCGCCCTCACGCTTCCTTGCCTCCAGTGCTTGCTGCTGCTCACGAAGCTGCAGCTCAAGCGCTTCACGCTCTTCTTCAAGCTGGATTTCGAACTCCAGCTGTTTTTCTTCCGCATTGTTTTTCCATTCTTCATGAAGCCGCGCTTGGGCCTCAAGCTGCTGTTCAAATGCCATAAGCCGCTCTCGATACTGCTGCTCCTGCTCACTTCTAGCCTGCTCATAGTGAGCTTGACGATCTTGCTGCAGCTGCTGAAGCTTGCTGAGCTCTTCCTCCAGCTCCATAACACGCAATTCAGCCTCATCCGCTTTAGCCGCTTCATTCGCCAAATATTTAGCCTGCTCAGCGATTTGCGCTTCTGCTTCCTTTAATCGATTGCCTAGCTGCGCACGCGTCTCGGCATGCTGCTCATTTATGACATGCAGCTCGTCCAACTGCTGGCGAATTTCGCCAAGCTCCGCGTCACGCTCCAGGCGCTCTTGCTCTAGAACTGCAAGGGAGGAGCGCAATGCTTCTTCCTGTTCCATAGCCTGCAACAAGTGGTCATCTGCCACGGTAATACGCTGTTCAAGCGCAGCTTTTTCCTTGGCAGCTTTCTCTTGAAGCTCGGCAACAGCTGTTTGCATCTTAGCCCGTTCTTCTTCCCAATTTTTATATCGCAGCGCGAGATCAGCCTTCAAGGCTTGCTCCTGCTCCGTTAACTCTTTCATATGTGTGGAAACCAGTTTTTCGACATTAGCCGATGCTTCCGCAAGCAGACGCTGCTCATGCTCGTCAAGCTGCTGCTGCTGCTGCTGCGCCGCACTAGACAGCTCCAGCTTCCATTCCTCTTCACGCTGCTCATGCTTCGCCTGCCAGCTCTGCTCCAGCTGTATGACACGCTCAGCTAGCTGATGTGCAGCAAGCTCTAGCGCTTGGGCTTTAGCTGCACGCTCAGCAGACAACACCGCTTCCGCTTCTTCAAGCAGCTCTGCCGCCGTTGCCTGCTCGCGTTGCAATTCTGCTTGAGCTGAAGCTTCCAGTTCCGCTAGCTTCGCAGCCGCTTCTGCACGTTCGAGTTCGACGCGAGCTCGCGCTGCTGCTTCGGCTTCTGCCACCTTCGCTGCTGCTTCCGCTTGCTCGCGTGCAAGCCTCTCGTCTGCGGCACTCTTCTCCTCCGCAAGCTTCAATGCTGCATCAGCCTGCTCATGCTCCAATTGCTCCTGCAAAGCTTTCTCGACCTCAGCAAGCCTAGCCAATGCTTGGGAACGTACGCGCTCCAGTTGCGCTTGTGCAGACGCTTCCGCCTCTGTCAAAAGCTCCGTAGCTGCCGCACGTTCTTGCTCCAGCGCCTTTTCCGCTGCTGCTTTTGCTTCAAGCAGCTTCACTTCAGCTACTGCCCGTTCACGCTCCAGTTGCTCCTCGGCAGCTTGCACTGCCGCTTCTGCTGCTGCAAGCTTGGCCGCCGCTTCCTCACGCTCGCGCTTCAGCAGCTCTTC
This genomic window contains:
- a CDS encoding endonuclease MutS2 codes for the protein MDSKILTTLEFHKIIHKLTLHAATSLGKEEAEKLAPSSDLEMVKLMLQATDEAYKADRLKGNPPFGGITNISSSLHRSRIGGTLNPVELMEIASTSRGARRVKRHLENLHDDDPIPLLHETSDQLSEHKELEDAIFDCIDDQGEVMDSASVQLASIRKELRGGESRIREKLEQMIRSSSVQKMLQDAIITLRSDRYVIPVKQEYRSHFGGIVHDQSGSGATLFIEPEATVVMNNKLRELRAAELREIEKILQMLTAKAAEHVEDLLYNQELLGKLDFAFAKARLGHEMKATLPRMNDRGFLKIKRGRHPLIAADKIVPIDVELGNTYTAIIVTGPNTGGKTVSLKTVGLLSLMSMSGLFVPVEDGSQLCVFDAIYADIGDEQSIEQSLSTFSSHLVNIVRILKTMTAKSLVLLDELGAGTDPAEGSALAIALLEHIHSLGSRIIATTHYSELKAYAYNRKGVINASMEFDIATLSPTYRLLVGVPGRSNAFAIAERLGLSKTIIDHARGEVSEEDQRVENMIASLEADRLNAESERQTAQSLRQDMEKQRGRHEAELRKFEEQRDKMLEKAQEQAREAVAKARLEAEKIISDLRKLALEEGASVKEHKLIDARRKLDEAVPELHKKQNRPSNAAQQKAARKIEAGDEVMVYSLNQKGLIIEVHGADATVQLGIMKMKVAIADMELIKPAAPLKQQPKQAASVKRSRDENVKMELDLRGSNLEEALMEVDQFLDESFLSGIGQVYIIHGHGTGVLRSGIQQYLRKHSHVKKYRLGNYGEGGAGVTVAELN
- a CDS encoding phage holin family protein; this translates as MSFLGHVVRFIVAALVLMLVGLLVPQFSVGGFWSALMLAIVIAVLGWIIEAIFGKKVTPFGRGIVGFIASVVVIWIAQFIVSGVSVTWLGAILAALVIGIIDLFIPVSTPYEAGRSDHDRRSSDH
- a CDS encoding cytochrome C oxidase subunit II; protein product: MKKWIFLAAVMCLVAIIAACGTSGGASEAGGVIDTDASAAEVIVKAKSWEFEQTEYKIKQGEAVNLKLESTDGVHGIQVTKTDITIPNNKSKTISLKAGEYTIVCNVPCGTGHTKMQAKLIVE
- a CDS encoding SDR family oxidoreductase produces the protein MSLLNGRVAMVSGAGSGLGRAASLSFAKEGAEVVLLGRRLNKLEETFEAIKKATGREALVIPTDITNEQQIKQAVTLAVDKWGKIDILLNNAAVLESGHVIELTSENWHTQVATNLTGPFYLSRAVIPFMRKERYGRIINITSGLSWNGAGGYGAYSAAKAGLESLTRTLADEEHEYGILINLYNPGTLRTEMHATGKDPAVVTPDLLRLASLPRGGPTGSTVSYG